From one Plasmodium malariae genome assembly, chromosome: 12 genomic stretch:
- the PmUG01_12048900 gene encoding conserved Plasmodium protein, unknown function has protein sequence MQKSFLPSHIAVFSKLRRDIFSSFNRNDIFDQNIIDLNIVRDQISYIDNDNNKRNKNDSNGKNTERLSHDIEGYKDKILDDRNEGVNIIPYNLIKVNYFYGVNLNVDIFILKSSNIVFFLQNVINIYNPLIKSLRTVFTKHNYVITCSYLFKESLVVVLYSPSGYSCIQIYCIEKQTLTEEISLKDYDYYEKVYVQKENNYFLLITNKSILKVLDSEKKDFIFSIYLQLEYSNILQYYDFFLILRKKKLYLWNLERTYTGLKIKEKSLELDEKFHINCFCVYKKYIFIGTSNGCIFLWEELIEKKEIQNENYEEHDHKDISYIHYYDNYITTKEGDSLKLWECKFNLENIGQCSKLTIKLEKEIRISININKIISHDSFFLIVDKKNSTIYTSKKNKYDDIGIFYNDHNSKINSIFSFENSIYSFGSNGKIYDYEKDEKQKERNVCLYKFKNCITCLCYLYTDNNFLFFCIGFNNGVIKVVKIKNFYLDIIYCLKTSNNKIIKIEKSKECEYICVISEEEPYIFFLHKFFNEFKPIGYLKITEFPIKNCAYLAFSDSFYLLGEHNYLFRINVQRLKQKCGIDKVQEDSQNYIRQKDEKNEDLGVANKIKGLTDDGISGGTENDIIDGMEGGLEEEAGEVLAGGIENAIAKGTPGCTTRRIPSNHMQEAKKENDDNAYDVHVEYEIIKIQFNKCSYDTSSNYFRNDNKKKDTNGYNFSSFNKEDNNSTHKENDSDENEFKMNSSSSDLSEYSYNKMSFYRDKIRFTKYMDSELEIQRNNDDKNTVFENKEKKRNLQKYIEILFNKTVLSKVDIEKREHPFSLSINMERGKRKKEEKEEEEEEKKNKMDKKGKIDKKRKKDKKGQAGQMDQMDKYVQNYENGKEYEIHIRCLEKMEENKGFFLTTEGAKNNCIFFLNLNKKGYQKYNNVINMNPKIIFRFSRTQILPKQFIHTMIVNEDNHLLFCLSNNNKIYIFSTKHFFMYYCIIIPVYEKVRNIFVNKHCKEQYIFVCLYNKYIKLNFVFSFFHLFNITRRYHLNVRKYLQLFSDIQNREDNFMDHNLLATMFMEDIHDYIIEEMLKKKKKKCNLIPFTFEQVNDDITFLIQLFQKEKEINQDENKNKEKEKNDIMDIWNFIQKNNKDEKEEIEEKKKKINLLLNYDQKNLNTIFNLNNNVKDVDIQYSLRETKEAREKEENIKMALLYKKNIHMKIKKLKKKYRKLCKKKKFIVDIDFSYNVYQNLINKIREIKNFFEHNQKMYDDRIRYLSNTFLRLQFSTHPLSTLGYNNNNTVEAKCIKTYLKNNKYKEFKKKKKKNIVQIKERKKALELTAEVNAYIDKFKKLRQKNQKLKIINNEEKIEEICFKKKIIKMYENILSQMDKMNEQDQENISPQRISSITDIIREYEESKRKLLNQINYIKKTFNEDFNSLKTRIAMKLVHLTDEILFLRDTLKKGSIQNEVHHERQHNGDDVRKRNEEGAKVKIKGAAINNEKRIDHMDGKGENQSEELYEGVYYQQDEDKIKKYENIVEKFTILCFKKEKNTNISKISNINFNHEFFEKKYKSYDKEDIEYYIGRVIKRYDKEIHLLNIKRIEAIRIIKYITLKIISIDEKNNILAELRKKELKLRKQKKIYTKEMKIIAKQVNKYVNEMQLLGQELESHNDNREKIFDKLKQIIGENSLCYNMLVKSLKKKQDEASNESDKSSEEDGEDNSVIDIYNKEEIDRIKEENTIILNNINRIKKSIDNKKNEQRRLTIKKKSIEKEVEIINEEISIIEDDKKKSISEVKFYITLQLSKLRNIDYLYDKKKYRLNSASNCTILSREQYKDIMKKIEYITKEKEKFLFIYKSLKKENNELENVNNKLFKTVTDKKNALKNKLKKHDLSFDFNDLEKKYQEKKKKGILEEIKNKEVESNRRINIMNKELNEKTCLLNDARKENTALLLKISEFIHILKGLKNEES, from the exons atgCAAAAATCCTTCCTTCCTAGCCATATAGCTGTATTCAGCAAACTTCGGAGAGATATTTTTTCCAGTTTTAAtagaaatgatatatttgACCAGAATATCATTGACCTAAATATTGTGCGTGATCAGATAAGTTATATTgacaatgataataataaaaggaataagAATGATAGCAATGGTAAGAATACAGAAAGGCTATCACATGATATAGAGGgatataaagataaaattttGGATGATCGTAATGAAGGTGTTAATATAATACCGTATAATTTGataaaagtaaattatttctatggagttaatttaaatgtcgacatttttattttgaaaagttCAAATATTgtcttttttcttcaaaaCGTTATCAATATATACAATCCTCTAATTAAAAGCTTAAGGACTGTATTCACAAAACATAATTATGTTATTACATGCTCCTATTTGTTTAAGGAGTCCCTAGTAGTTGTTTTGTACAGCCCCTCAGGATATTCAT gtatacaaatatactgTATAGAAAAACAAACACTAACAGAAGAAATATCACTTAAGGACTATGATTACTATGAAAAAGTTTATGTACAAAAGGAAAACAATTATTTTCTACTGATAACAAACAAAAGTATTTTAAAAGTCCTCGATTCAGAGAAAAAGGATTTCATCTTCAGCATATACCTACAACTGGAGTATAGCAATATTTTGCA GTACtacgatttttttttaattttaagaaaaaaaaaattgtatttgtGGAATTTAGAGAGGACATATACAG GTTTaaagataaaagaaaagagcTTAGAATTAGATGAAAAGTTTCACATTAATTGCTTCTgcgtatataaaaaatatatttttattggtACTTCAAATGGATGCATTTTTTTGTGGGAG GAATTGAttgaaaagaaagaaattcaaaatgaaaattacgAAGAGCATGATCATAAAGATATTAGTTACATACATTACTACgataattatataactaCAAAAGAAGGGGACTCCCTGAAact GTGGGAGTGCAAATTTAACCTGGAGAATATTGGACAGTGCAGTAAACTTACGATAAAActggaaaaagaaattagGATTAgcataaatattaacaaaataatttcacACGATAGCTTTTTCTTAATTgtggataaaaaaaatagcaccATTTATacatctaaaaaaaataaatatgatgaTATAGGTATATTTTACAACGATCATAACAGCAAGattaatagtattttttcttttgaaaatagtatatatagTTTTGGTTCTAACGGGAAAATCTACGATTATGAAAAggatgaaaaacaaaaagaaagaaatgtgtgcttatataaatttaaaaattgtattacTTGTTTATGCTATTTATATActgataataattttttatttttttgtattggTTTTAACAATGGCGTAATAAAAGTAGtcaaaataaagaatttcTATTTAGACATAATATATTGCTTAAAGactagtaataataaaattataaaaatagaaaaaagcaAAGAATGTGAATACATATGTGTTATATCGGAAGAAGAAccctacattttttttttacataaattttttaatgaatttaaaCCCATAGGGTACTTAAAAATTACAGAATTTCCTATTAAAAATTGCGCCTATTTAGCATTCTCGGACTCCTTCTACCTACTGGGGGAGCACAATTACTTATTTAGAATCAACGTACAGAGGTTGAAACAAAAGTGCGGAATTGATAAAGTACAGGAGGATAGTCAAAATTATATCAGACAGAAGGacgaaaaaaatgaagatttGGGTGTAgcgaacaaaataaaaggtTTGACGGACGATGGTATTTCTGGAGGAACTGAGAACGATATTATAGATGGAATGGAGGGAGGCCTTGAAGAGGAAGCAGGAGAAGTCCTTGCGGGAGGTATAGAGAACGCCATAGCGAAGGGTACCCCTGGGTGCACTACTAGGAGAATACCATCAAACCACATGCAGGAGgcgaaaaaagaaaatgacgATAATGCATATGACGTACATGTAgaatatgaaattattaaaatacaattCAATAAATGTAGTTATGATACTAGTAGTAATTACTTTAggaatgataataaaaagaaagacACGAACGGATacaatttttcttcttttaataaagAGGATAATAATAGTACCCATAAAGAAAACGACAGTGATGAGAATGAGTTTAAAATGAATAGCTCCTCAAGTGATCTGTCCGAATATTCATACAATAAAATGAGTTTTTATAGAGACAAGATTAggtttacaaaatatatggaTTCCGAATTAGAGATTCAaagaaataatgatgataagAATACCGTTTTTgagaataaagaaaagaaaaggaacctacaaaaatacattgaaattctttttaataagaCTGTATTGAGTAAAGTGGACATAGAAAAAAGGGAACATCCATTTTCCTTGAGTATAAATATGGAAAGAGGTAAAAGAAAgaaggaagaaaaagaagaggaagaagaagagaaaaagaataaaatggacaaaaagggaaaaatagacaaaaagagaaaaaaggacAAAAAGGGCCAAGCTGGTCAAATGGACCAAATGGATAAATATGttcaaaattatgaaaatggaaaagaaTACGAAATACACATACGATGtttagaaaaaatggaagaaaatAAAGGCTTCTTCTTAACCACGGAAGGTGCAAAAAATaactgcattttttttttaaacctgaataaaaaaggatatcAAAAGTATAACAATGTAATTAATATGAAtccaaaaataatttttagatTTAGTAGAACCCAAATTCTGCCAAAACAGTTTATACATACCATGATAGTAAATGAAGATAACCATTTATTATTCTGCTTAAGTAACAacaataagatatatattttttctacaaaacatttttttatgtactaTTGTATTATAATCCCTGTTTACGAAAAAGTGAGAAATATCTTCGTAAATAAACATTGTAAGGAGcagtatatatttgtatgcttatataacaagtatataaaattaaattttgtcttttccttttttcatcTATTTAATATCACTAGAAGGTATCATTTAAATGTTCGGAAATACCTACAACTGTTTAGCGATATACAAAATAGAGAAGATAATTTTATGGATCACAACTTGTTGGCTACAATGTTTATGGAAGATATTCATGATTACATAATAGAAGAaatgctaaaaaaaaaaaaaaaaaaatgtaaccTTATTCCTTTCACATTTGAACAGGTTAACGATGATATAACATTCCTTATACAATTATTTCAAAAGgagaaagaaataaatcaagatgaaaacaaaaacaaagaaaaggaaaaaaatgatattatggATATTTGGAAtttcatacaaaaaaataacaaagacgaaaaggaagaaatcgaggaaaaaaaaaaaaaaattaacctCCTGTTAAATTATGAtcagaaaaatttaaacacTATTTTTAACTTGAATAATAATGTGAAGGATGTGGATATTCAATATAGTCTAAGGGAAACTAAAGAAGCTagagaaaaagaagagaatataaaaatggctttactatataaaaaaaatattcatatgaaaataaaaaaattaaaaaaaaaatatagaaagttatgtaaaaaaaaaaaatttattgtaGACATTGATTTCTCTTATAATGTGTACCAAAATCTGATAAACAAAATACGTGAAATTAAAAACTTCTTTGAACACAACCAAAAAATGTATGATGACAGGATAAGATATCTTTCAAACACATTTTTAAGATTACAGTTTTCAACACACCCATTAAGTACCTTaggttataataataacaataccGTTGAAGCCAAAtgtataaaaacatatttaaaaaataataaatataaagaatttaaaaaaaaaaaaaaaaaaaatatagtacaaATAAAAGAGCGCAAGAAGGCCCTCGAACTTACAGCAGAAGTTAATGCGTATATAGACAAATTCAAAAAACTGAGACAGAAAAATCAAAAGCTGAAGATAATAAacaatgaagaaaaaatcgAAGAAAtttgctttaaaaaaaaaattattaaaatgtatgaaAACATACTCTCCCAGATGGACAAAATGAATGAACAGGATCAGGAAAATATATCTCCTCAGAGGATATCAAGCATCAC TGATATTATCCGCGAATATGAAGAAAGCAAAAGGAAGCTATtaaatcaaataaattatatcaagAAAACTTTCAACGAGGATTTTAACTCATTGAAAACTCGCATAGCGATG AAACTTGTGCATCTAACAGATGAGATATTGTTCCTAAGGGATACTCTAAAAAAGGGAAGTATACAAAATGAAGTACACCATGAAAGACAACACAATGGAGATGACGTTAGGAAGAGAAATGAAGAAGGGGcaaaagttaaaattaaagGTGCAGcgataaataatgaaaaaagaatagatCATATGGATGGAAAAGGAGAAAATCAGAGTGAGGAATTGTATGAAGGTGTTTATTATCAGCAGGATGaggataaaataaagaaatacgAAAATATTGTagaaaaatttacaattttgtgctttaagaaggaaaaaaatactaaCATATCAAAGATatctaatattaattttaatcatgaattttttgaaaagaaatataagaGTTATGATAAAGAAGACATAGAATATTACATAGGAAGagtaataaaaagatatgacaaagaaatacatttattaaatattaaaagaattgaAGCCattagaataataaaatatatcacatTGAAGATAATTTCAATTgatgaaaagaataatatattagcagaattaagaaaaaaagaattaaaattaagaaagcaaaaaaaaatatatacaaaagaaatgaaaatcaTTGCAAAACAGGTTAATAAGTATGTTAATGAAATGCAGTTACTAGGGCAGGAACTGGAGAGtcataat GATAACAGAGAGAAGATATTTGATAAATTGAAACAAATAATAGGTGAAAACAGCTTATGTTACAACATGTTAGTAAAAagtctaaaaaaaaaacaggaTGAAGCATCAAATGAAAGTGATAAATCGAGTGAAGAAGATGGGGAGGATAACTCAGTTATTGATATATACAATAAGGAAGAAATAGATagaataaaagaagaaaatacaattattttaaataatataaatagaattaaaaaaagtatagataataaaaagaatgaacAAAGAAGattaacaattaaaaaaaagagtatagaaaaagaagtagaaataataaatgaagaaatatcTATAATAGAAgatgataaaaagaaaagtatatcagaagtaaaattttatattactttacaACTTTCAAAATTACGAAATATTGATTAtctttatgataaaaaaaaatatcgtCTAAATTCAGCTAGTAATTGTACTATCCTTAGTAGAGAGCAGTACAAagatattatgaaaaagatcgaatatattactaaagagaaagagaaatttctttttatatataagagtttaaaaaaagaaaacaatgAATTAGAAAATGTTAATAACAAACTGTTCAAAACGGTtactgataaaaaaaatgccttaaaaaataaactaaaaaaacaTGACTTGTCATTTGATTTTAATGACTTagagaaaaaatatcaagaaaaaaaaaaaaagggaattttggaagaaataaa
- the PmUG01_12049000 gene encoding rab GTPase activator, putative — MKKIYKGTKTDEIFKAHKNKYHHLISKNHIYNNIYLNLEVYEKWRNLNIDKDENAHWNEKSLSMILNVDSNLKDKEVKQLLRRGVSDSLKHLIWIRSNDVNYFIINFPHFYETTIYNTFGEKVPSNLSNDCPTFCGGILGFQEDIMCVQTKIEELEIEHNDDCSHFNINDSTSNILQLLFNSPNDNEKKKDKYLLPEHNFWIEPKTLSTPNFGFMNKKKKKKFLNIENVKNKLLRNKRIDNYLRVASDSVLPYSNNFILKNISSKLAKYKTDRPNNGSASKKINTNTNANITTYDKTTRKDNNIGIREASRQFNNQKEENIGDTNDSNIHKDNNFKHSNCSDNEKNILIKDDIIIFHNGSDDTSNGGSDVKHNTQRRDENDININSNSSNNIVNKNDYNSNSSIITVNRNYYTIHRNDCNTGCNNSGINNNNCYQDNQISNISLSNDLPDSNKYLHIQCYMTEQYIISKKQAEKMNKAKLYLRTTRKKQREREEGYKIKSKSYHDTNKSVSAQNSDNSMSTYYNEKMFNNEINYDYSLSKFSSYHRTKSFFKKAFSAKYSNKKNDRKLSDHISYVLKKSLCKDRKGKKNVISNRRNVKCSKFDKGIEFYSSEEEVNKYKKKKKKKMKNEWSCEEKNEGSCEEKNELKYGVKNELKYGVKNEIGREDNSSANTHRLKRSKSFKRNISSKIEVDEEQSRECNRSVYSSGSDHNDKREDSIIKLSHFNSKESERYGGSSFDYHEKEMYDLRSYEKRSSKKSIFGKLKNIFYKKKKSLDNEEVGTIKCANCKQGRNYIKKKNSSQEKKNSPDTTTTTTTVDQVNDINRDGGINDMKKNVNYSNDYKKAQNCNPYFKDEKREINRTNKFSNHLRDTREGKPYITSKSLGAETIFGEATNVNKMYDYSCISLNNTSVMIDKNHPSNKNTDNEYNNKYNIIISNHENKVKCRIDNALLHDDICRNKINYQTNIGEGSSDDLKGKNSKSFLSKFGKSSQVKSYDKTSIMKPEQKESNDSDIDDSPFHTCNKSNSFNERDEDAYFDVNEEVGRYLSADLRCKPDEDEGIEIIEKEDHSNAPDSYPFDDLSYKNDLEDFKLPSSHPLNNNDNNKKNKMKKINFKDEFKEYKDTSNMTSKENKELGENGLMLGNFKGKKGNLVYQYYKEDSWEEEEDKSRDSSRKGSVYKEKVVEEIHAEDKHRRGTKMRQEEDEEEIEVEKDAEKVYLIESKSDYTERGERERTEEASDTGNTEEAQGEGNRKIKKGGTKYTNQENANFEKELYNKFYEKNSQHCSAYPNVYNLDDATELTALLNDNGKHEIKKLLWAINNNFGNDIEFAPIIPNLCIILLIYFKASVVYCIIHCLIKKGIDSIKNKELPFFIYKRKDFVKYVKYILNTFIQFLPKCYHYLRKLNFDLAAWTARCIQDGFSRMLPFDFVLRIYGTFLFEGQKTLCLYCLALLKFLENDILKCSNIEEVENILYHICMHPYLNINELTQIAYRFKLKSKEKHMKFSTKCPSPYLMNVKIKTFYRPRLNDNSRLISSFHWENIWERIPSNNRSLDPILTFCTKKDGYNLQILLEKTEKNKKKPMILILHTFDYDLIGFFCPFSFNRDYNFVNTSDKSSAFLCTFNSAFKFYRWSGKNNTLVLIRDGIYIGGNDIALYIDKDIKVGKTHFSESFLSPPLISNGHDFHIMDIEIWNLK, encoded by the exons atgaaaaaaatatataagggAACCAAAACAGACGAAATATTTAAAGcacacaaaaataaatatcacCATTTAATAAGCAAAAATCACATctacaataatatttatttgaacCTGGAGGTGTACGAAAAATGGAGAAATTTAAACATAGAT aaGGATGAAAACGCTCATTGGAATGAGAAGTCTTTAAGTATGATATTAAATGTAGATTCCAATTTAAAGGACAAAGAAGTCAAACAATTGCTAAGGAG AGGCGTATCAGACTCACTTAAGCATCTAATATGGATAAGGTCAAATGACGTAAACTACTTCATAATAAACTTTCCACACTTTTACGAGACTACTATTTACAATACATTTGGTGAAAAGGTTCCATCTAATTTATCAAACGACTGCCCAACATTTTGTGGAGGAATATTGGGATTTCAAGAAGACATAATGTGTGTACAAACGAAAATAGAAGAATTAGAAATTGAACATAATGATGATTGTAgccattttaatattaatgattctactagtaatatattacaacTATTATTTAATAGTCCAAATGATAatgagaaaaagaaagataaatatttattacctGAACATAATTTTTGGATTGAACCCAAAACTTTAAGTACACCAAATTTTGGGTtcatgaataaaaaaaagaaaaaaaaatttctaaatatagaaaatgtaAAGAATAAACTTTTAAGAAACAAAAGAATAGATAATTATTTGAGAGTTGCATCCGATTCTGTTTTACCCTATTCTAATAATTTCATCCTGAAGAATATTTCAAGTAAATTAGCCAAATACAAAACTGATAGACCAAATAATGGGAGTGcatctaaaaaaattaatacaaatacCAATGCAAATATAACTACTTATGATAAAACCACTAGAAAGGACAACAATATAGGTATTAGAGAGGCTAGTAGACAATTTAATAACCAGAAGGAAGAAAATATTGGTGATACGAACGATAGTAATATTCACAAAGATAATAATTTCAAACATTCCAACTGTAgtgataatgaaaaaaatatactaataaaagatgatattattatttttcataatggGTCGGACGATACGAGTAACGGGGGATCCGATGTAAAGCATAATACGCAGCGAAGGGAcgaaaatgatattaatattaatagcaatagcagtaataatattgttaataaGAATGATTACAATAGCAACAGCagtattattactgttaatAGGAATTATTACACTATTCACAGGAATGATTGTAATACAGGATGTAACAACAGcggtattaataataataactgcTATCAGGATAATCAAATTTCAAACATCTCATTGTCAAATGATTTACCCGACTCAAACAAGTACCTACACATACAGTGTTACATGACtgaacaatatataataagcaaaaagcaagcagaaaaaatgaataaagcTAAGTTATATTTAAGAACAACGAGAAAGAAACAAAGGGAAAGAGAGGAAGGATATAAGATTAAGTCCAAAAGTTACCATGATACCAATAAAAGTGTAAGTGCACAAAACTCAGATAATTCCATGTCAACTTATTATAATGAGAAAATGTTTAATAacgaaataaattatgattaCTCTTTGTCAAAATTTTCTAGTTATCATCGTACtaaaagtttttttaaaaaagcttTTAGTgctaaatattcaaataagaAAAACGACAGGAAATTGTCGGATCATATTTCTTATGTACTGAAGAAGAGTCTATGTAAGGACagaaaggggaaaaaaaatgttatatctAATAGGAGGAACGTAAAATGTTCTAAGTTTGACAAAGGGATAGAATTTTACTCGAGCGAAGAAGAGGTGAACAAGTacaagaagaagaagaagaaaaagatgaAGAATGAATGGAGTTGTGAAGAGAAGAATGAAGGGAGTTGTGAAGAGAAGAATGAATTGAAGTATGGAGTGAAAAATGAATTGAAGTATGGAGTGAAAAATGAGATAGGAAGAGAAGACAATTCTAGTGCTAATACACACCGTCTAAAACGTAGTAAAAGTttcaaaagaaatataagcTCCAAAATTGAGGTAGATGAAGAACAGTCACGTGAATGCAATCGAAGTGTATATTCCTCTGGCAGTGACCATAATGATAAAAGAGAAGACTCCATAATAAAGCTTAGTCATTTTAACTCAAAAGAATCAGAAAGATATGGAGGAAGCTCCTTTGATTATcatgaaaaagaaatgtaTGATCTTCGGAGTTATGAAAAACGTAGCAGTAAAAAATCCATTTTtggtaaattaaaaaatatattttataaaaaaaaaaaatcgctAGATAATGAAGAAGTAGGAACAATAAAATGTGCAAACTGTAAACAAGGtagaaattatattaaaaaaaaaaattctagtcaagaaaaaaagaacagtcctgatactactactactactactacagTTGATCAAGTGAATGATATAAATAGAGATGGAGGTATAAatgatatgaaaaaaaatgtaaactactcaaatgattataaaaaagcaCAAAACTGTAACCCTTATTTTAAGGATGAAAAAAGGGAGATTAACCGAACCAACAAATTCTCTAATCATCTAAGGGATACAAGGGAAGGGAAACCGTATATTACTTCTAAATCGTTAGGAGCTGAAACCATTTTTGGTGAAGCTAccaatgttaataaaatgtatgatTACAGTTGTATCAGCCTTAACAACACATCTGTTATGATAGATAAGAATCATCCTAGTAACAAGAACACagataatgaatataataataaatataatattattattagcaATCATGAAAATAAGGTAAAATGCCGTATAGACAACGCATTATTACATGACGATATAtgtagaaataaaattaattaccAAACAAATATTGGAGAGGGAAGTAGTGATGATTTAAAAGGGAAGAATAGTAAAAgctttttatcaaaatttgGAAAAAGTAGTCAGGTAAAATCATATGATAAAACATCTATAATGAAACCAGAGCAAAAAGAAAGTAATGATAGTGATATTGACGACTCTCCATTTCATACATGCAATAAAAGTAATTCATTTAATGAACGAGATGAGGACGCATATTTCGACGTAAATGAAGAGGTAGGAAGGTATCTCTCTGCTGATTTGAGGTGTAAACCTGATGAGGATGAAGGCatagaaataatagaaaaagaagacCATAGTAATGCACCCGATTCTTATCCATTTGATGACTtgtcatataaaaatgatttagAAGACTTCAAACTGCCGTCTAGTCATCcgttaaataataatgacaataataaaaagaacaaaatgaaaaaa ataaattttaaagatgAATTTAAGGAATATAAAGATACAAGTAATATGACaagtaaagaaaataaagaactAGGTGAAAATGGTTTGATGCTGGGTAACTTTAAAGGAAAGAAAGGCAATTTGGTGTATCAATACTACAAGGAGGATTCATGGGAGGAAGAGGAGGACAAGTCGAGGGACAGTTCAAGGAAGGGCTCggtatataaagaaaaagttgTGGAAGAAATTCATGCTGAAGATAAGCATAGGAGAGGAACGAAGATGAGGCAAGAGGAAGATGAAGAAGAGATAGAAGTGGAAAAAGATGCAGAAAAAGTATACCTAATAGAATCCAAAAGTGATTACACGGAAAGAGGAGAAAGGGAACGAACTGAAGAAGCAAGTGACACGGGAAATACGGAAGAGGCACAGGGAGAAGGGaataggaaaataaaaaaagggggaACTAAGTATACCAATCAAGAGAATGCAAATTTTGAAAAGGAATTGTACAATAagttttatgaaaaaaatagtcAGCATTGTAGTGCTTACCCGAATGTGTATAATTTAGATGATGCAACAGAATTAACAGCATTACTAAATGATAACGGAAAACATGAGATAAAGAAATTACTATGggctataaataataattttggaAATGATATAGAATTTGCTCCGATAATTCCAAATTTGTGCATAATTttgcttatttattttaaggCTTCCGTtgtatattgtattattcattgtttaataaaaaagggtatagatagtataaaaaataaagaattaccattttttatatataaaagaaaagatttTGTAAagtatgtaaaatatatattaaataccTTTATCCAGTTTTTACCCAAGTGTTATCATTATTTGAGAAAATTGAATTTTGACTTAGCTGCATGGACAGCTAGATGTATTCAAGACGGTTTTTCAAGAATGTTACCATTTGATTTTGTGTTAAGAATATATGGTACCTTTTTATTTGAGGGTCAGAAAacattatgtttatattgtttagctttattaaaatttcttgaaaatgatatattaaaatgttcaAATATTGAAGaagtagaaaatatattatatcatatatgtatgcatccttatttaaatataaatgaactaACACAAATAGCGTATagatttaaattaaaaagtaaagaaaaacatatgaAATTTTCGACAAAATGTCCATCACCTTACTTAatgaatgtaaaaattaaaacattctATAGACCTAGATTAAATGATAATTCTCGTTTAATTAGTTCGTTTCATTGGGAAAATATATGGGAAAGAATTCCTAGTAATAATAGGAGCTTAGATCCTATCTTAACTTTTTGTACAAAAAAAGATGGATATAATTTACAgatattattagaaaaaacagaaaaaaataaaaaaaaaccgATGATTTTAATTCTACATACTTTTGATTATGACTTGATAGGTTTTTTTTGTcccttttcttttaatagagattataattttgttaataccTCCGATAAAAGTTCTGCTTTTCTTTGTACCTTTAATTCagcttttaaattttatagatGGTCAGGAAAAAATAACACATTAGTACTTATAAGGGATGGCATATATATAGGCGGAAATGATATAGCCTTATATATTGATAAGGATATTAAGGTCGGAAAAACACACTTTTCTGAGTCCTTCTTATCACCTCCCCTAATATCAAATGGTCATGACTTTCACATAATGGACATCGAAATATGGAACCTAAAGTAG
- the PmUG01_12049100 gene encoding conserved Plasmodium protein, unknown function → MGVNTLVARKDYNDYKLCVQENIHSSNVKEKCEGKLNKAINTTSHIISRECIAHTEDLYKCFKHSFRLSFCDKEIVEKLQSCHSNIYKLITS, encoded by the exons atgggTGTG aataCGCTAGTAGCTCGAAAAGATTACAACGACTATAAATTATGTGTCCAAGAGAACATACACAGTAGCAATGTTAAGGAAAAATGTGAGGGGAAGTTAAATAAAGCGATAAATACAACTTCAcacat AATTTCGAGAGAGTGCATAGCACACACAGaagatttatataaatgttttaagcACTCTTTTCGTCTAAGTTTTTGCGATAAGGAAATTGTAGAAAAGCTACAGAGTTGTCattcaaatatttacaaGTTGATAACTTCGTGA